Proteins encoded within one genomic window of Treponema primitia ZAS-1:
- the nudC gene encoding NAD(+) diphosphatase translates to MAVVDGNLGAYIFQGANLILPEDVEDSAAFHSHSPSRIFDAFGGPAAWPSAGYLEIPRVDGSGTLTGFMLDKEDTLPKGWRSVPIRQALAVAAGSMVSPSSPEGLLFRAYHVMQWRRESAYCGSCGSLNRDSPTEHLARQCPVCGRMEFPRISPAVIVLITNDKDQVLLAHNANFVDRVYSLIAGFVEAGENLESTILREIKEEVNIDVDRIQYAASQPWPFPNSLMLGFTAHYVSGELKSDGKEILDAQWFSRDTLPNLPGNGSVARLLINRWLGA, encoded by the coding sequence ATGGCGGTAGTGGACGGGAATCTTGGGGCCTATATATTTCAAGGGGCTAACCTGATATTGCCCGAAGATGTGGAAGATTCGGCGGCCTTTCATTCCCATTCCCCCTCCCGTATTTTTGATGCATTCGGCGGCCCCGCAGCCTGGCCTTCCGCAGGGTATCTTGAGATACCCAGAGTGGATGGATCGGGTACATTGACAGGGTTTATGCTGGATAAGGAGGATACGCTGCCCAAAGGCTGGCGGAGTGTTCCCATACGGCAGGCCCTGGCCGTTGCAGCCGGAAGTATGGTGAGCCCCAGCAGTCCCGAAGGTCTTCTTTTCAGGGCCTACCATGTTATGCAGTGGCGGAGGGAGTCCGCCTATTGCGGCAGCTGCGGCAGCCTTAACAGGGATTCCCCCACCGAACATCTTGCCAGGCAATGTCCGGTCTGTGGCAGAATGGAGTTCCCCCGCATCTCGCCGGCGGTTATCGTACTCATCACCAATGACAAAGACCAGGTACTCCTCGCCCACAACGCCAATTTTGTCGATAGGGTGTACAGTTTGATTGCGGGGTTTGTTGAGGCTGGGGAAAATCTGGAATCCACCATCCTACGGGAAATTAAGGAGGAAGTTAACATTGATGTCGATAGGATACAATACGCAGCTTCCCAACCCTGGCCCTTTCCCAACTCTCTGATGCTTGGTTTTACCGCCCACTATGTAAGCGGGGAACTCAAGTCTGATGGAAAAGAAATCCTTGACGCCCAGTGGTTTTCCCGGGATACGCTCCCCAATCTTCCCGGCAACGGTTCTGTTGCCCGCCTGCTCATAAACCGGTGGCTCGGGGCCTAA
- the amrS gene encoding AmmeMemoRadiSam system radical SAM enzyme translates to MALPAPRYFSGAECLLCPRQCRIPPGAFGRCGVRQNREGLPALPFYGYITALAEDPIEKKPLYHFRPGSSILSLGFAGCNLHCPFCQNFTISQSTDVPGRRLSPEELVKLARDRGFSQIAYTYSEPLIHIEYLLDCMALCRREGIANVLVSNGCINPEPAAEILALTDAANIDLKCFSNDTYERVLGGKLGTALGFIKTAHAAGVHLEITTLIVPGLNDSDAETRLCAEFIAGLSREIPWHLSAYHPDYRWDAPPTSPASLAQIARMGREQLSYVYTGNIVGENNTPCPHCGAVLVSRRGYRVDCTGLAQKQVDGKQVYCCTKCGGGTPISGNLL, encoded by the coding sequence GTGGCTCTTCCAGCGCCCCGGTACTTTAGCGGAGCGGAGTGCCTGCTCTGTCCACGACAATGCAGGATACCCCCGGGCGCTTTCGGCCGCTGCGGTGTGCGGCAAAACCGGGAAGGGCTTCCCGCCCTCCCCTTCTATGGCTATATTACCGCCCTGGCCGAGGACCCTATCGAAAAGAAACCCCTCTACCACTTCCGCCCGGGTTCCTCGATCCTGTCCCTGGGCTTTGCGGGCTGCAACCTCCACTGCCCTTTCTGCCAGAACTTTACTATTTCCCAAAGTACCGATGTTCCGGGCCGTCGGCTTTCTCCGGAGGAGCTGGTAAAGCTGGCCCGGGACCGGGGTTTCTCCCAGATCGCATACACCTATTCTGAGCCGCTTATACACATTGAATATCTCCTGGACTGTATGGCCCTGTGCCGCAGGGAAGGGATTGCCAATGTATTGGTCAGCAACGGCTGTATTAACCCTGAACCGGCGGCGGAGATCCTGGCTTTAACGGACGCCGCCAACATAGACCTCAAGTGTTTTTCCAACGATACCTACGAAAGGGTCCTTGGGGGAAAGCTGGGAACAGCGCTGGGCTTTATTAAAACGGCCCATGCGGCTGGGGTTCACCTGGAAATAACCACCCTTATCGTGCCGGGGCTTAACGACAGCGATGCTGAAACCCGGCTCTGCGCGGAATTCATCGCCGGCCTTTCCCGGGAAATCCCTTGGCACCTTTCCGCCTATCACCCGGATTACCGCTGGGACGCGCCGCCCACAAGCCCCGCCTCGCTGGCCCAAATCGCCCGCATGGGCCGGGAACAGCTTTCCTACGTATACACCGGCAATATTGTGGGGGAAAACAACACCCCTTGCCCGCACTGCGGCGCAGTATTGGTATCCCGCCGGGGCTATAGGGTAGACTGTACGGGCCTGGCGCAGAAACAAGTCGATGGGAAACAGGTTTACTGCTGCACCAAATGCGGAGGGGGGACGCCGATATCCGGAAATTTGCTGTAA
- a CDS encoding zinc ribbon domain-containing protein, whose product MGARFFCENCGAEVKRNSKSCPKCGRSFANILCPACGFEGEEQLFSAGCPVCGYTADSSGNTPVPKPGKPSPPKFPAGSLPLWAYVLAILAFVAVLAILLR is encoded by the coding sequence ATGGGCGCCCGGTTTTTTTGCGAAAATTGCGGCGCCGAGGTTAAACGAAATTCAAAAAGCTGTCCCAAATGCGGACGATCCTTCGCCAACATACTCTGCCCGGCCTGCGGTTTCGAAGGCGAGGAACAGCTCTTTTCCGCCGGCTGCCCCGTCTGCGGCTACACCGCCGATAGCTCCGGTAATACCCCCGTACCCAAGCCGGGAAAACCATCTCCCCCCAAGTTTCCCGCCGGTTCTCTGCCCCTCTGGGCGTATGTCCTGGCAATCCTAGCCTTTGTGGCTGTCCTGGCGATACTTTTAAGGTAA
- a CDS encoding FmdB family zinc ribbon protein: MPTYEYECKSCGHSFEIIQSMKDDPLKICPQCGKEVRRVINGGGGIIFKGSGFYVTDNSKRSGGSSSSKPAAKPSESACAGCAKAESGCAGNSVASSAGNSAANAQAVNS; the protein is encoded by the coding sequence ATGCCCACCTATGAATACGAATGTAAGAGTTGCGGTCATTCTTTTGAAATTATCCAGAGCATGAAGGATGATCCCCTAAAGATTTGTCCCCAGTGCGGCAAGGAAGTACGCCGGGTAATCAACGGCGGCGGGGGCATTATATTTAAAGGCTCCGGCTTTTATGTAACCGATAATTCCAAACGGAGCGGCGGCTCCTCCTCCTCAAAGCCCGCCGCCAAGCCTTCCGAATCTGCATGTGCAGGCTGCGCTAAAGCCGAATCCGGCTGTGCGGGAAACTCCGTTGCAAGTAGCGCGGGAAACTCCGCTGCAAACGCCCAGGCGGTCAACTCCTAG